One Alkaliphilus sp. B6464 genomic window carries:
- a CDS encoding RNA polymerase sigma factor produces the protein MTEFQEIYNNYFKDIFLFAYSLSKDRHIAEDITSETFIKAIKSLENFRGDCDIRVWLCQIAKNYYSSYLRKNKKIIITDTIPEEKDYTDIEKIVSVSEETMKINEILHNLQEPYKEVFYLRFFGELSYKQIGDLFRKTDNWACVTYHRARNKIKDEMEDVYESNL, from the coding sequence GTGACGGAATTCCAAGAAATTTACAATAATTATTTCAAAGACATTTTTTTATTTGCATATAGTTTATCTAAAGATAGACATATAGCAGAGGATATTACTTCTGAAACATTTATAAAGGCAATAAAATCTTTGGAAAATTTTAGAGGGGATTGTGATATCCGTGTATGGCTATGTCAAATAGCAAAAAACTATTATTCATCCTATTTACGGAAGAACAAAAAAATTATTATAACAGATACTATACCGGAAGAAAAAGATTATACTGATATAGAAAAAATAGTATCCGTATCAGAGGAAACCATGAAAATTAATGAAATCCTACATAATCTACAAGAACCATATAAAGAGGTATTTTATTTGAGGTTTTTTGGAGAACTGAGCTATAAACAAATAGGAGATTTATTCAGGAAAACAGATAATTGGGCCTGCGTTACTTATCACCGAGCTAGGAATAAAATCAAAGATGAAATGGAGGATGTATATGAAAGCAACCTGTAA
- a CDS encoding 1-propanol dehydrogenase PduQ — protein sequence MQEIRFGTTLYIGTESLKRLSDFKNEKILIVTDSFIASSELLSHIRNYIDSSTEIMVFSEVIPDPPIDNIVAGLEYSKGFPATILLAIGGGSAIDAAKAMLYFGKLTDRFSGIRFVTIPTTSGTGSEVTNFSIITDDEKGIKYPLITDEILPDEAILDAGLVAGLPPKQTADTGIDVLTHAIEAYVSTNANDISDALSEKAIRYVFTYLDRAYKDGNDKEAREKMHMASTMAGMAFNIASLGLNHGIAHAAGARWHIPHGRINGILLPNVIRYNTGVIEGNYSKNTNPVANRYAEIAKFLGLNAGNAQIGVRSLVNAILALQKRLSIPKSLSEWGVSKEQFESDKNVIAEAALADRCTATNPIASTKEDVISILRKSFI from the coding sequence ATGCAAGAAATAAGATTTGGAACAACATTATATATTGGTACAGAAAGCCTAAAGAGATTATCAGATTTCAAGAATGAAAAGATTTTGATAGTAACAGATTCTTTTATTGCTTCATCAGAGTTACTTTCACATATTAGAAACTATATTGATAGCAGCACAGAAATAATGGTGTTTTCTGAAGTTATTCCAGATCCCCCAATTGACAACATTGTTGCTGGGTTAGAATATAGTAAGGGTTTTCCAGCTACAATTTTATTAGCAATAGGTGGTGGCTCTGCTATAGATGCAGCAAAAGCTATGCTTTATTTTGGTAAATTGACTGATAGATTTAGTGGGATACGATTTGTCACTATTCCTACAACAAGTGGAACGGGTTCAGAGGTTACGAATTTCTCGATTATCACCGATGATGAAAAGGGAATAAAATATCCATTGATTACGGATGAAATATTGCCAGATGAAGCTATTTTAGATGCTGGTCTTGTTGCAGGTTTACCACCTAAGCAAACTGCTGATACGGGTATTGATGTTCTTACTCACGCTATTGAAGCTTATGTTTCCACTAATGCCAATGATATCTCTGATGCTTTAAGTGAAAAAGCTATTCGCTATGTATTCACTTATCTAGATAGAGCTTATAAAGATGGAAATGATAAAGAAGCACGTGAAAAAATGCATATGGCATCAACAATGGCTGGAATGGCCTTTAACATAGCTTCATTAGGGTTAAACCATGGTATAGCACATGCAGCAGGAGCACGTTGGCATATTCCGCATGGAAGAATAAATGGTATCTTATTACCAAATGTTATTCGCTATAATACAGGGGTTATTGAAGGAAATTATAGTAAGAATACCAACCCTGTTGCAAATCGGTATGCAGAAATCGCTAAATTCTTAGGATTAAATGCTGGAAACGCACAAATAGGTGTACGAAGTTTAGTAAATGCAATCCTTGCACTTCAAAAGAGACTTTCCATTCCAAAGAGTCTTTCTGAATGGGGGGTTAGCAAGGAACAATTTGAATCAGATAAAAATGTAATAGCAGAAGCTGCTCTTGCAGATCGTTGTACAGCAACAAACCCTATTGCCTCAACTAAAGAGGATGTAATTAGTATTCTAAGGAAATCATTTATATAA
- the eutA gene encoding ethanolamine ammonia-lyase reactivating factor EutA, which yields MSETLLSVGIDIGTSTTQLILSELSIENMASVFTIPRVSITDKKVIFKSDIIFTPILENNLIDSDGIKAFVEQQYKRAGITKSDIHTGAIIITGETVRKENAQTVAKALSGFAGDFVVATAGPDLESIIAGKGAGTYSYSESQHTTAVNLDIGGGTTNLVVFNDGDIEDTACFDIGGRLIKVDTSEIIRYISPKVKEIIKREALDIHLNEKINLKELDKLLDIFVQVLENSIGLGKRSPYFDLLITNKPLNTKLQIKCISFSGGVADGITKESLQNPFAYGDIGVLLGKRISDSLLMTALKVIPTVETIRATVVGAGSHTTDVSGSTITYKEDILPLKNIPILQLSKDDESVNNCGNLGDIIQEKVKWFMVDGEVQIIGLGVEGVHSPSFQFIQGLAKEIIKGLDLLIKEKLPLVIIVKEDMAKALGHSLYAHLPKDYPFVCIDNVHVRNGDYIDIGKPIAEGSVLPVVVKTLVFS from the coding sequence ATGTCAGAAACTTTATTAAGCGTTGGTATTGATATTGGAACATCAACAACACAATTAATTTTGTCAGAACTTTCAATTGAAAATATGGCATCAGTTTTTACAATTCCAAGGGTTTCCATTACGGATAAAAAGGTGATATTTAAGAGTGATATTATCTTTACTCCTATATTAGAAAACAATCTAATAGATTCCGATGGTATAAAGGCATTTGTAGAGCAGCAATACAAAAGAGCAGGTATTACAAAATCAGATATTCATACTGGGGCAATCATTATAACTGGGGAAACAGTCCGAAAGGAAAATGCCCAGACAGTCGCTAAAGCTTTAAGTGGTTTTGCTGGAGATTTTGTTGTGGCAACAGCTGGTCCCGATTTAGAGAGCATTATCGCTGGTAAAGGAGCAGGGACTTATTCCTATTCTGAAAGCCAACACACGACGGCGGTAAACCTTGATATTGGAGGCGGGACAACAAACCTAGTAGTATTTAACGATGGGGATATTGAGGATACGGCTTGCTTTGATATTGGGGGTCGCTTGATAAAGGTGGATACCAGTGAAATTATTCGTTATATTTCCCCAAAAGTGAAGGAAATCATCAAAAGAGAAGCTTTAGATATTCACTTAAACGAAAAGATAAATCTTAAGGAATTAGATAAACTTTTAGATATATTTGTACAGGTATTGGAAAACAGCATTGGATTAGGCAAAAGGAGTCCTTATTTTGACTTGTTGATAACCAACAAACCATTGAACACAAAGCTTCAAATTAAATGTATTTCATTTTCAGGTGGCGTAGCAGATGGCATTACAAAAGAAAGTTTACAAAATCCCTTTGCATATGGCGATATTGGAGTTTTATTAGGTAAGAGAATAAGTGATTCACTTCTTATGACAGCCCTTAAGGTGATTCCAACTGTAGAAACCATTCGTGCAACTGTAGTAGGAGCAGGATCACATACCACTGATGTTTCTGGGAGTACAATCACCTATAAAGAAGATATACTTCCACTTAAGAATATCCCCATCTTACAGCTATCCAAAGATGATGAAAGTGTGAATAATTGTGGGAATTTAGGGGATATTATTCAAGAAAAAGTAAAATGGTTTATGGTAGATGGAGAAGTGCAAATTATTGGATTGGGTGTAGAAGGTGTACATAGCCCATCCTTCCAATTTATTCAAGGTTTGGCGAAAGAAATAATAAAGGGTTTAGATTTGTTGATTAAGGAGAAATTGCCACTTGTTATTATAGTGAAAGAGGATATGGCAAAGGCACTGGGTCATAGCCTTTATGCACATCTTCCTAAAGATTATCCATTTGTATGTATAGATAATGTTCATGTACGTAATGGAGACTATATCGATATTGGAAAGCCGATTGCAGAAGGTTCTGTTTTACCAGTAGTAGTAAAGACATTAGTATTTAGTTAA
- a CDS encoding cob(I)yrinic acid a,c-diamide adenosyltransferase — protein MQIYTRTGDKGYTKIIGGIQLAKDSERIKAYGTIDELNSFVGYAITLIKNNDSLKNELTQIQQYLFDCGNDLATPAGKGTYRVTSALTEWIEKCIDAHAGIPQEVESFILPGGSQAASILHICRTIARRAEREIVTFQWTNDMNEEVLIFVNRLSDYFFSIARVANANEGIEDVLYERSGKVFHIDLKKEDL, from the coding sequence TTGCAAATTTATACTAGAACTGGTGATAAAGGGTATACTAAGATAATCGGTGGTATTCAATTAGCAAAAGATAGTGAACGTATAAAAGCATATGGAACTATTGATGAATTAAATAGTTTTGTAGGATATGCTATTACACTTATAAAGAACAATGATTCTTTGAAGAATGAATTAACACAGATCCAACAGTATTTATTTGATTGTGGCAACGATTTGGCAACGCCAGCGGGAAAAGGAACGTACCGAGTTACATCTGCTTTGACAGAGTGGATTGAAAAGTGCATTGACGCCCATGCAGGTATTCCTCAAGAAGTGGAGTCTTTTATTTTGCCAGGTGGTTCACAAGCAGCAAGTATTTTGCATATTTGTAGAACAATTGCCAGGAGAGCAGAAAGAGAGATAGTAACGTTCCAATGGACTAATGATATGAATGAAGAAGTTTTGATATTTGTTAATCGCTTATCAGATTACTTTTTTTCAATAGCACGTGTTGCAAATGCAAATGAAGGCATAGAAGATGTGCTTTATGAAAGAAGTGGAAAGGTATTCCATATAGATTTGAAAAAAGAAGATTTATAA
- a CDS encoding EutP/PduV family microcompartment system protein: MLIGSVGSGKTTLCQRIQGESIKYKKTQSVEFYSQMIDTPGEFVLHRRFYSALQMMAASSDIIGFVCSVTELGQTFSPYFAQNFTKPCIGIITKIDLAPNQEAIINAEKRLELAGVEKNFRLSAVEDEGVAELIAYLSKEEE, from the coding sequence ATGTTGATTGGATCAGTTGGAAGTGGGAAAACCACCCTTTGCCAAAGGATTCAAGGAGAGAGCATTAAATATAAAAAAACCCAATCAGTAGAGTTCTATTCTCAGATGATTGATACACCGGGTGAGTTTGTCTTGCATAGAAGATTCTATAGCGCTTTACAAATGATGGCTGCTAGTTCAGATATCATTGGATTCGTTTGTAGCGTGACGGAATTAGGCCAGACATTTTCACCCTATTTTGCACAAAATTTTACGAAACCATGTATAGGTATTATTACAAAGATAGATCTAGCACCAAATCAAGAAGCTATTATAAATGCTGAGAAAAGATTAGAATTAGCAGGTGTTGAGAAAAATTTTCGTCTCTCTGCTGTTGAAGATGAAGGAGTAGCAGAGTTGATAGCCTATCTTTCTAAGGAGGAGGAGTAA
- a CDS encoding BMC domain-containing protein, with product MEVSERIIQEYVPGKQITVAHVIAKADSELYQKMGIVQSGNEAVGILTITPSEASIIAVDIAIKAAEIEIGFVDRFSGAVVIIGDVSSVKIALENILETMESLLDFTVVPLSST from the coding sequence TTGGAGGTAAGCGAGAGAATTATACAGGAATATGTTCCTGGTAAACAAATCACCGTTGCACATGTTATTGCAAAAGCTGATTCAGAACTGTATCAAAAGATGGGTATAGTGCAATCTGGAAATGAAGCAGTCGGCATTTTAACTATAACACCAAGTGAAGCATCAATTATCGCTGTTGATATAGCAATAAAAGCAGCTGAAATAGAAATTGGTTTTGTTGACAGGTTTTCAGGTGCGGTGGTTATAATAGGGGATGTTTCCTCGGTTAAGATTGCTTTAGAAAATATTTTAGAAACCATGGAAAGTCTTTTAGATTTTACTGTTGTACCTTTATCTAGCACTTAA
- a CDS encoding nitroreductase family protein encodes MIKEIEMRRSIRKYIDKPVENEKITEILESARLAPSGNNTQPWNYIVVKSKEMMQKIMEASHNQKWMLTAPVFIICIADVRCRIKEDISIDDNSPHVEVKRIIRDTAISVGYMLLQANNLGLGACWVAEFTQEEIRPVLNIPSDKYVVGVITVGYPNETPRPRPRKNLKDIVHYESW; translated from the coding sequence ATGATTAAAGAAATTGAAATGCGTAGAAGCATAAGAAAGTATATTGATAAGCCAGTTGAAAATGAAAAAATTACTGAAATACTTGAAAGTGCAAGATTAGCTCCATCAGGTAATAACACACAACCTTGGAATTATATAGTAGTAAAATCTAAAGAAATGATGCAAAAAATAATGGAAGCTTCACATAATCAAAAATGGATGCTAACAGCTCCTGTTTTTATTATATGTATTGCAGATGTGAGGTGTAGAATAAAAGAAGATATTTCTATTGATGATAATAGTCCACATGTTGAAGTAAAACGAATAATTAGAGATACAGCAATTTCAGTAGGATATATGCTTCTTCAAGCGAATAATTTAGGATTAGGAGCTTGCTGGGTTGCAGAGTTTACGCAAGAAGAAATTAGGCCAGTTTTAAATATACCTTCTGATAAATATGTAGTTGGGGTTATAACAGTTGGTTATCCTAATGAGACTCCTAGACCTCGGCCAAGAAAGAATTTAAAAGATATAGTACATTATGAATCTTGGTAA
- a CDS encoding BMC domain-containing protein, with product MDILERKIFESVPGKQVTLAHIIANPDDRIFEKLGLNHERYRAIGILTITPPEVAIIAVDIAKKTAPIKIGFVDRFSGSVFILGDVSAVQSAMEQVVISLRELMQFSVPKITRT from the coding sequence ATGGATATATTAGAAAGAAAGATATTTGAATCAGTACCAGGTAAACAAGTGACATTAGCGCATATTATAGCAAATCCAGATGATCGAATCTTTGAAAAATTAGGCTTGAATCATGAAAGGTATCGTGCAATTGGTATTTTAACCATAACCCCACCAGAGGTTGCAATCATCGCTGTGGATATAGCTAAAAAGACTGCACCTATTAAAATAGGATTTGTTGATAGGTTCAGTGGGTCTGTATTTATCTTAGGGGATGTGTCAGCTGTACAATCTGCTATGGAACAGGTTGTTATTTCTTTAAGAGAACTTATGCAGTTTTCTGTCCCCAAAATAACAAGAACATAA
- a CDS encoding ethanolamine ammonia-lyase subunit EutB, producing MILKTKLFGKTYQFSSVMEVMGKANEEKSGDNLAGVAADSAEERVAAKVVLSQLTLSDLFNNPAVPYEKDEVTRIIIDNVNLKTYEKIKNWTVAELREWILSSNTTNYDIHRISNGLTAEMVAAVTKIMSNLDLIVGAQKITITKTANTTIGLPGTFSTRLQPNHPTDNVDGIMASVMEGLSMGSGDAVIGLNPVDDTTESVKRILHKFNDFINEWEIPTQHVVLAHVATQMEAMAQGAPTGLVFQSIAGSEKGNTAFGISAKMLSEARDMALKLGTAVGPNVMYFETGQGSELSSDAHHGVDQLTMEARCYGFAKYFDPFLVNTVVGFIGPEYLYDSKQVIRAGLEDHFMGKLTGISMGCDVCYTNHMKADQNDAENLTVLLAVAGVNFIMSIPSGDDVMLNYQTTGYHEGASIRQLLNKRTIKEFDQWLEKMGFSENGRLTSKAGDASVFLKH from the coding sequence ATGATTTTAAAGACAAAGCTTTTTGGAAAAACCTATCAATTTTCGTCTGTAATGGAAGTTATGGGAAAGGCTAATGAAGAAAAATCCGGGGATAATTTAGCTGGAGTTGCGGCAGATAGCGCTGAAGAAAGAGTTGCAGCTAAGGTTGTTCTATCACAATTAACGCTTTCAGATTTATTTAACAACCCTGCAGTACCATATGAAAAGGATGAGGTAACACGCATTATTATTGATAATGTTAATCTTAAAACTTATGAAAAGATTAAAAATTGGACAGTAGCTGAATTAAGAGAATGGATTTTAAGTAGCAATACGACAAACTATGACATTCACCGTATATCAAATGGTCTAACTGCTGAAATGGTAGCAGCAGTTACCAAAATTATGTCCAACTTAGACTTAATAGTAGGCGCTCAAAAGATTACAATAACTAAGACTGCTAATACTACAATTGGTCTTCCAGGAACTTTTTCAACCCGTCTACAACCAAATCATCCTACTGATAATGTTGATGGTATCATGGCTTCAGTTATGGAAGGTCTATCTATGGGATCTGGAGATGCAGTAATAGGTCTAAATCCAGTAGATGATACAACAGAAAGTGTAAAGCGTATTCTTCATAAATTTAATGATTTCATTAATGAGTGGGAAATACCAACACAACATGTTGTTTTAGCTCATGTAGCTACTCAGATGGAAGCAATGGCGCAAGGGGCTCCAACAGGATTGGTATTCCAATCTATTGCAGGATCTGAAAAAGGAAATACAGCTTTTGGGATTTCTGCAAAGATGCTTTCAGAAGCAAGGGACATGGCTTTGAAGTTGGGTACGGCAGTAGGTCCAAATGTTATGTACTTTGAGACAGGTCAAGGTTCAGAGCTTTCTTCCGATGCTCATCATGGTGTAGATCAACTGACTATGGAAGCTAGATGTTATGGATTTGCAAAATATTTTGATCCATTCCTTGTTAATACAGTTGTTGGATTTATTGGGCCAGAATATCTGTATGACTCTAAACAAGTTATTCGTGCAGGTCTAGAGGATCATTTTATGGGTAAGTTAACTGGTATTTCCATGGGTTGTGATGTTTGTTACACCAACCATATGAAGGCTGATCAAAATGATGCTGAAAACTTAACGGTTTTACTTGCAGTAGCTGGTGTAAACTTTATTATGTCTATTCCAAGTGGTGATGATGTCATGTTGAATTATCAAACCACAGGGTACCATGAGGGTGCATCAATTAGACAGTTATTAAATAAGCGGACAATAAAAGAATTTGACCAATGGTTAGAAAAAATGGGATTCAGTGAAAATGGACGTTTAACTTCTAAAGCTGGTGATGCATCTGTATTCTTGAAGCATTAA
- the eutC gene encoding ethanolamine ammonia-lyase subunit EutC, with amino-acid sequence MDELGLKEMIKSILNEMVDEVSPVINGSTTKATVGTMQSTKPQEVEEGFIPDITEVDIRKQFLVPDPVDKEGYLKMKSYTPARLGLWRAGPRYMTEPSLRFRADHAAAQDAVFSYVNEDLVKELGFVEVATECKDKDEYLTRPDLGRRFSNEVINAIKKAVKPNQKVQVIVGDGLSSAAIEANIKDIVPSLQQGLKVFGLDFGQVVFIKHCRVPAMDQIGEATGADVVCLLIGERPGLVTSESMSAYIAYKPTIGMPEARRTVVSNIHRQGTPAVEAGAYIAEIIKRMLDNKASGLDLKEK; translated from the coding sequence ATGGATGAATTAGGCTTAAAAGAAATGATTAAATCAATTTTAAATGAAATGGTAGATGAAGTATCACCAGTTATAAATGGTTCAACCACAAAAGCAACTGTAGGCACAATGCAATCTACTAAGCCCCAGGAAGTTGAAGAGGGATTTATACCAGATATTACAGAAGTAGATATTCGGAAGCAATTTTTAGTACCAGATCCAGTAGATAAAGAAGGTTATTTAAAAATGAAATCCTATACACCAGCTCGCTTAGGATTGTGGAGGGCAGGTCCAAGATATATGACAGAACCTAGTCTTCGATTTCGTGCTGACCATGCTGCTGCCCAGGATGCTGTATTCTCTTATGTTAATGAAGATCTAGTTAAGGAACTTGGATTTGTAGAGGTTGCTACTGAATGCAAGGATAAAGATGAATATCTTACACGTCCAGATTTAGGCCGTAGGTTTTCAAATGAAGTAATAAATGCAATAAAAAAGGCTGTGAAACCAAATCAGAAAGTACAAGTTATCGTTGGTGATGGTTTAAGTTCAGCAGCAATAGAGGCAAATATTAAAGATATTGTACCTTCTTTACAACAAGGACTCAAGGTATTTGGACTTGACTTTGGACAGGTTGTTTTTATAAAACATTGTCGCGTACCAGCTATGGACCAAATTGGTGAAGCAACAGGAGCTGATGTGGTCTGTCTTTTAATCGGAGAAAGACCAGGCCTTGTTACATCAGAATCTATGAGTGCATATATAGCTTATAAACCAACTATTGGTATGCCAGAGGCTAGAAGGACGGTAGTTTCCAATATTCACAGACAAGGAACCCCAGCAGTAGAAGCAGGAGCATATATTGCTGAAATTATCAAGAGAATGTTAGATAATAAAGCGTCTGGGTTAGATTTGAAAGAAAAATAA
- a CDS encoding zf-HC2 domain-containing protein: MKATCNVIKDILPLYVENLASYDSCTVVEEHLISCNECKKELDAMKSHETPPIDIDISPLKKIKSTIRQKRLQAILSSIMITLIICFVAIAFLTAPEYLLYKEGLVSFVESDNGTILALFNDEVSGYDINVYPSQRGEGNVYHISTWNNIWNRNISKITSNIAILNPNGEPIDAVYYYTTDGNSDSLIYGKDQHPSGGLVTLPRLFLAYYLLIAITLTTLCILILAIFRRYKRITNATRKIIFLPISYILGHLLIKGFTTISYSATRDFYAILLVMIPLYIVFLFAFNIIMEHKRNKFK, translated from the coding sequence ATGAAAGCAACCTGTAATGTTATTAAAGATATTTTACCTTTATATGTTGAAAATCTTGCCAGTTATGATTCATGTACTGTTGTGGAAGAACATCTTATTTCATGTAATGAGTGTAAAAAAGAGTTAGATGCAATGAAATCACATGAAACTCCACCAATAGATATAGATATATCTCCCCTTAAAAAGATAAAATCAACCATACGCCAAAAAAGATTACAAGCAATTCTTTCTTCCATTATGATTACTCTTATAATTTGTTTTGTTGCAATAGCTTTTTTAACTGCACCAGAGTACCTTCTCTATAAGGAAGGTTTAGTATCTTTCGTTGAAAGTGATAATGGAACAATACTTGCTTTATTCAATGACGAAGTATCAGGATATGATATTAATGTATATCCCTCGCAAAGGGGTGAGGGCAATGTATACCATATAAGTACATGGAATAATATTTGGAATAGAAATATTAGCAAAATCACCTCAAATATTGCAATCTTAAATCCCAATGGTGAGCCTATAGATGCTGTATATTATTACACCACTGATGGTAATTCAGATAGTCTAATATACGGCAAAGATCAACATCCTAGCGGAGGATTGGTTACATTACCAAGACTGTTTTTAGCATACTATTTATTAATTGCCATAACATTAACTACTCTATGTATATTAATACTAGCTATATTTCGTAGATATAAAAGGATAACAAATGCTACAAGAAAAATTATATTTTTACCTATATCATATATTTTAGGGCATCTTTTAATTAAGGGATTTACCACTATATCATATTCGGCAACACGGGACTTTTATGCTATACTATTGGTCATGATACCTTTATATATTGTTTTTCTTTTTGCTTTTAATATAATTATGGAGCATAAAAGAAATAAATTTAAATAA
- a CDS encoding putative polysaccharide biosynthesis protein, translating into MKKNSFVYGSILLTLVNFFIRFIGFSYDILLSKLIGAEGIGLFQMIMPVLMIFLIITTAGIPTAVSKLIAEYNSKNNYDAVRKTYKVALLFTLALSIGLSLILISFSRFIALKIFRNQDALRYIYFLPPAMVLISMTSVIRGYYYGLKMMGTASISEIVEHVTRFIIVIGLLYYIYPLDPIQGAFIAICGISIGEFFDLIWLLFIQTRFTKRLPYVIPTPIKMTKLLWQIITISAPLTISGLFNVILQFVNAILIPHRLMASGYTNSEAIATFGRVMGMAMPLTYLPYFVTSALVINIIPNLSEQVFLKNYKSARNTIHLAVKITLLVSIPLTALYVFFAKPLAVYLYSDPKASQAIHMMGFCTVFLAIQHTFSGILHGLGKQKNTTIHRIIGMNLQSAAIYYLVGNPTYGIYGYFIGFFLCTLSICILDFYILWKMTKIKFKYADLLIKPFFAAILMIFLIFMTQQWLLSINFHPSVSFVYSLIIGGLGYIFVLLTTKVIPRNLLHMLFRIDG; encoded by the coding sequence TTGAAAAAGAATAGTTTTGTTTATGGATCTATTTTATTGACATTGGTTAATTTTTTTATTCGATTTATTGGATTTAGCTATGATATATTGCTATCAAAGCTTATAGGAGCTGAAGGCATTGGTTTATTTCAAATGATAATGCCTGTTCTTATGATTTTTCTTATTATTACCACTGCCGGTATCCCTACAGCTGTCTCCAAGTTAATCGCAGAATATAATTCTAAAAATAACTATGATGCTGTTAGAAAAACTTATAAAGTGGCTCTATTATTTACCTTAGCCCTATCCATAGGGCTTAGTTTGATCCTTATTTCATTTAGTAGATTTATTGCTTTGAAGATATTTAGAAATCAAGATGCCTTACGCTATATTTATTTTCTTCCTCCGGCCATGGTTTTGATTTCTATGACATCTGTTATCAGAGGCTATTATTATGGGTTGAAAATGATGGGTACTGCCAGTATTTCTGAAATTGTTGAACACGTTACGCGATTTATTATTGTTATAGGCTTGCTGTATTATATTTACCCATTAGATCCTATTCAAGGAGCCTTCATTGCCATTTGCGGGATTAGCATAGGTGAGTTTTTTGACTTGATATGGCTGCTTTTCATACAAACCCGCTTCACTAAAAGACTCCCATATGTGATCCCTACTCCAATCAAGATGACCAAACTATTATGGCAAATAATAACTATATCAGCTCCATTGACCATATCGGGACTTTTTAATGTTATTCTGCAATTTGTTAATGCCATCTTAATACCCCATAGGCTTATGGCTTCAGGATATACAAACAGTGAAGCCATTGCAACCTTTGGAAGAGTCATGGGCATGGCTATGCCCTTAACGTATCTTCCATATTTCGTTACATCCGCCCTCGTCATCAATATTATTCCCAACTTGTCTGAACAGGTTTTTCTGAAAAATTATAAGTCTGCTAGAAATACTATCCATCTTGCTGTAAAAATCACCCTATTAGTGTCTATCCCTTTAACTGCACTATATGTTTTTTTTGCAAAACCGTTGGCAGTTTATCTATATAGTGATCCAAAGGCCAGCCAAGCAATACATATGATGGGTTTTTGTACTGTTTTCCTCGCCATTCAGCATACCTTTTCAGGGATCTTACATGGTCTAGGAAAACAAAAAAACACTACTATTCATCGAATAATTGGTATGAATCTTCAGTCTGCTGCTATTTATTACCTTGTAGGCAATCCAACATATGGCATTTATGGGTATTTTATAGGATTTTTCTTATGTACATTATCCATTTGTATATTGGATTTTTATATTTTATGGAAAATGACCAAAATTAAATTCAAATATGCAGATTTACTTATAAAGCCTTTTTTTGCTGCTATTTTGATGATATTCTTAATTTTTATGACACAGCAATGGTTACTTTCAATAAATTTTCACCCTTCCGTCAGTTTTGTTTATAGTCTTATCATTGGCGGCCTAGGTTATATATTCGTCCTCTTAACTACAAAGGTAATCCCAAGGAATTTATTGCATATGTTATTCCGAATAGATGGATAA